One window of the Lepidochelys kempii isolate rLepKem1 chromosome 23, rLepKem1.hap2, whole genome shotgun sequence genome contains the following:
- the SULT2A1 gene encoding sulfotransferase 2A1 isoform X1 encodes MAVEYVTYQGIKFPPAYNSEQSLRFAHKEFQVQDDDVFNVTYPKSGTVWMIEILSLIRSGGDPAWNRAVLNSTRVPWFTTRLGLESALSYPRPRLLTCHLPVQLFPTSFFGSRAKVDQVVYTLRNPKDVLVSYFYFSKMCSSYKDPESFEQFLRDFLSGDVPHGSWFDHVRGWMEMKGKKNFFFITYEELQQDLRGSVRRLCQFLEQELDEGAITSVVENASFRAMQENKMCNSMLLPKDIMDQEKGTFLRKGICGDWKNHFTVAQSEAFDTIYQDQMGGLMEAFPWGAH; translated from the exons ATGGCAGTAGAGTACGTCACATACCAGGGCATCAAGTTCCCCCCTGCCTATAACTCTGAGCAGAGCCTGCGCTTCGCCCACAAGGAGTTCCAGGTGCAGGATGATGATGTCTTCAATGTCACCTACCCCAAATCAG GCACAGTGTGGATGATCGAGATCTTGAGTCTGATCCGCAGCGGCGGGGACCCAGCCTGGAACCGAGCCGTCCTCAACTCCACCCGTGTGCCCTGGTTCACTACCCGCCTGGGGCTGGAGTCTGCACTGAGCTATCCCCGACCCCGTCTGTTGACCTGCCACCTCCCCGTCCAACTCTTCCCCACATCCTTCTTTGGCTCCAGGGCCAAGGTGGACCAG GTGGTCTACACACTCCGCAATCCCAAGGACGTCCTGGTCTCCTATTTCTATTTCTCCAAGATGTGCAGCTCGTACAAGGACCCCGAATCCTTTGAGCAGTTCCTGCGGGACTTTCTGAGCGGGGATG TGCCCCACGGGTCCTGGTTTGATCATGTCAGAGGCTGGATGGAAATGAAGGGCAAAAAGAATTTCTTCTTCATCACTTACGAAGAGCTGCAGCAG GACCTGAGGGGCAGCGTGCGGCGACTCTGCCAGTTCCTGGAGCAGGAGCTGGATGAGGGAGCTATCACCTCGGTGGTGGAGAACGCCTCCTTCAGGGCCATGCAGGAAAACAAGATGTGCAACTCGATGCTGCTCCCCAAGGACATCATGGATCAGGAGAAGGGCACGTTCCTGAGGAAGG GCATCTGTGGGGACTGGAAGAACCATTTCACGGTGGCGCAGAGCGAGGCCTTCGACACGAtataccaggaccagatgggggGCCTGATGGAGGCATTCCCATGGGGTGCACATTAG
- the SULT2A1 gene encoding sulfotransferase 2A1 isoform X2 — MAVEYVTYQGIKFPPAYNSEQSLRFAHKEFQVQDDDVFNVTYPKSGTVWMIEILSLIRSGGDPAWNRAVLNSTRVPWFTTRLGLESALSYPRPRLLTCHLPVQLFPTSFFGSRAKVVYTLRNPKDVLVSYFYFSKMCSSYKDPESFEQFLRDFLSGDVPHGSWFDHVRGWMEMKGKKNFFFITYEELQQDLRGSVRRLCQFLEQELDEGAITSVVENASFRAMQENKMCNSMLLPKDIMDQEKGTFLRKGICGDWKNHFTVAQSEAFDTIYQDQMGGLMEAFPWGAH; from the exons ATGGCAGTAGAGTACGTCACATACCAGGGCATCAAGTTCCCCCCTGCCTATAACTCTGAGCAGAGCCTGCGCTTCGCCCACAAGGAGTTCCAGGTGCAGGATGATGATGTCTTCAATGTCACCTACCCCAAATCAG GCACAGTGTGGATGATCGAGATCTTGAGTCTGATCCGCAGCGGCGGGGACCCAGCCTGGAACCGAGCCGTCCTCAACTCCACCCGTGTGCCCTGGTTCACTACCCGCCTGGGGCTGGAGTCTGCACTGAGCTATCCCCGACCCCGTCTGTTGACCTGCCACCTCCCCGTCCAACTCTTCCCCACATCCTTCTTTGGCTCCAGGGCCAAG GTGGTCTACACACTCCGCAATCCCAAGGACGTCCTGGTCTCCTATTTCTATTTCTCCAAGATGTGCAGCTCGTACAAGGACCCCGAATCCTTTGAGCAGTTCCTGCGGGACTTTCTGAGCGGGGATG TGCCCCACGGGTCCTGGTTTGATCATGTCAGAGGCTGGATGGAAATGAAGGGCAAAAAGAATTTCTTCTTCATCACTTACGAAGAGCTGCAGCAG GACCTGAGGGGCAGCGTGCGGCGACTCTGCCAGTTCCTGGAGCAGGAGCTGGATGAGGGAGCTATCACCTCGGTGGTGGAGAACGCCTCCTTCAGGGCCATGCAGGAAAACAAGATGTGCAACTCGATGCTGCTCCCCAAGGACATCATGGATCAGGAGAAGGGCACGTTCCTGAGGAAGG GCATCTGTGGGGACTGGAAGAACCATTTCACGGTGGCGCAGAGCGAGGCCTTCGACACGAtataccaggaccagatgggggGCCTGATGGAGGCATTCCCATGGGGTGCACATTAG
- the SULT2A1 gene encoding sulfotransferase 2A1 isoform X3, with product MIEILSLIRSGGDPAWNRAVLNSTRVPWFTTRLGLESALSYPRPRLLTCHLPVQLFPTSFFGSRAKVDQVVYTLRNPKDVLVSYFYFSKMCSSYKDPESFEQFLRDFLSGDVPHGSWFDHVRGWMEMKGKKNFFFITYEELQQDLRGSVRRLCQFLEQELDEGAITSVVENASFRAMQENKMCNSMLLPKDIMDQEKGTFLRKGICGDWKNHFTVAQSEAFDTIYQDQMGGLMEAFPWGAH from the exons ATGATCGAGATCTTGAGTCTGATCCGCAGCGGCGGGGACCCAGCCTGGAACCGAGCCGTCCTCAACTCCACCCGTGTGCCCTGGTTCACTACCCGCCTGGGGCTGGAGTCTGCACTGAGCTATCCCCGACCCCGTCTGTTGACCTGCCACCTCCCCGTCCAACTCTTCCCCACATCCTTCTTTGGCTCCAGGGCCAAGGTGGACCAG GTGGTCTACACACTCCGCAATCCCAAGGACGTCCTGGTCTCCTATTTCTATTTCTCCAAGATGTGCAGCTCGTACAAGGACCCCGAATCCTTTGAGCAGTTCCTGCGGGACTTTCTGAGCGGGGATG TGCCCCACGGGTCCTGGTTTGATCATGTCAGAGGCTGGATGGAAATGAAGGGCAAAAAGAATTTCTTCTTCATCACTTACGAAGAGCTGCAGCAG GACCTGAGGGGCAGCGTGCGGCGACTCTGCCAGTTCCTGGAGCAGGAGCTGGATGAGGGAGCTATCACCTCGGTGGTGGAGAACGCCTCCTTCAGGGCCATGCAGGAAAACAAGATGTGCAACTCGATGCTGCTCCCCAAGGACATCATGGATCAGGAGAAGGGCACGTTCCTGAGGAAGG GCATCTGTGGGGACTGGAAGAACCATTTCACGGTGGCGCAGAGCGAGGCCTTCGACACGAtataccaggaccagatgggggGCCTGATGGAGGCATTCCCATGGGGTGCACATTAG